A part of Terriglobia bacterium genomic DNA contains:
- a CDS encoding fumarylacetoacetate hydrolase family protein has translation MKITRYVRFAAEGRTSYGILEDATVRELRGDLFSGAGPSGKEFKSSEVQLLAPCEPSKILAVGRNYKSHIADRGLEPAKEPGIFWKPSSCLIGTEENIVIPEGAHNVHYEAELVVVIGKKGKDIPVAGAAGHIFGITAGNDVSERDWQKNDLQWFRAKGSDTFGGLGPCIVQGLNYNDLLVQSRLNGEVVQSQRTADLIFPVDTIVNYVSRFVTLVPGDIIYTGTPGTTKAMKPGDVIEIEVEGVGVLRNRIAGSTV, from the coding sequence ATGAAGATCACCCGATACGTTCGGTTCGCGGCGGAAGGCAGGACTTCATATGGAATCCTTGAAGATGCAACCGTCCGGGAACTTCGTGGTGACCTGTTCAGCGGGGCCGGGCCGAGCGGCAAAGAATTTAAAAGCTCGGAGGTGCAGTTGCTTGCTCCCTGCGAACCTTCGAAAATCCTGGCGGTGGGCCGAAACTATAAAAGTCACATCGCCGATCGCGGACTGGAGCCCGCCAAAGAGCCGGGAATTTTCTGGAAACCGAGCTCGTGTCTGATCGGAACGGAAGAAAACATCGTTATTCCTGAAGGCGCGCACAATGTCCACTACGAGGCCGAGCTGGTGGTCGTGATCGGGAAAAAAGGGAAAGACATCCCGGTTGCCGGCGCCGCCGGACACATCTTCGGTATCACCGCAGGCAACGATGTGAGCGAACGCGACTGGCAGAAAAATGATCTCCAGTGGTTCCGCGCGAAGGGTTCCGACACCTTCGGCGGTCTGGGTCCCTGCATTGTTCAAGGTCTGAACTACAACGATCTGCTGGTGCAGAGCCGGTTGAACGGCGAAGTGGTGCAGTCACAGCGGACGGCGGATCTCATCTTCCCGGTCGACACGATCGTGAATTATGTCAGCCGGTTTGTCACGCTTGTGCCGGGCGATATCATTTATACAGGAACGCCTGGAACCACAAAAGCAATGA